The Deltaproteobacteria bacterium genomic interval AGTTTTAAGGTCAAGGGCGTTGAGTTTGAGTTCAGTTTATGACTTATATGCCCGGAAAATCTCCTTAACTTTTTTTATCGGTCAGCCTGAAAGATGAGCCAAAAGTCCCTGATTGATTCCAGCCGGTCCCGTGAAAAAACACGGGCCATTGATTACCGGTCCGAGCTGAATGCGGCGCAGTATGAGGCCGTGACTACCATTGAAGGGCCGGTCCTGGTGGTGGCCGGGGCAGGTTCGGGCAAAACGCGCGCCCTTGTCTTTCGGGTGGCCTTTCTGGTCGAGCAAGGCGTTACTCCCGAATCCATCCTCCTGCTGACATTCACGCGCAAGGCGGCCGCCGAGATGCTGCGCCGCGCCACAGAACTGGTCGGCCCCGGGTGCGCCCGGGTCTCGGGCGGGACTTTTCACGCCCTGGCGCACGAGCTTTTGCGGGTCTGGGCCGGGCGTGTGGGATTTCCGGCCGACTTCGGCATTATGGACCGGGGGGACATGGAGGAACTGCTTGGCCAGTTGCGGAAGCAGGCCGGTCTGGCGGGAAAAGACAAGCGTTTCCCTCATCGAGGCACCTTGGCCAACATCGTCAGTAAAGCCGCGAATAAGGTCATGGATATCTCGGAACTGCTTGAAAACGAATACGCTCACCTCCTGCGCTTTGCAAAGAAGATTAAGGCCCTGGCCCGGGATTACACCATCTATAAACAAGAAAACGCTTTGCTCGATCTGGATGACCTGCTGCTGCTTTTTCATAAATTACTGACTCAAGATTCAGAGGCCCAGGAGAAGATCGCCTCCCGCTACCAGTACATCATGGTTGATGAATTTCAGGACACCAACCCCATCCAGGCCGAGATTGTCCATCTGCTTGGCCGAGGTCACCAGAACGTCATGACGGTCGGTGACGAGGCCCAATCCATCTACTCCTTTCGTGGCGCCAGCTTCAAGAATATCATGGACTTCCCGAGGAGATTTCCTGAGGCCAGGATCATTCACCTCGAAGAGAACTACCGCAGCCGCCAGCCGATTCTGGACCTGACCAATCACATCATCTCCCGGGCGCGGGAGAGATACGAGAAGAAACTTTTTACCAGGCGAGCAGGCGGAGAGCTGCCCCGGATAATACCCCTGTCCTCTGAAAAGGAGCAGTCCCTTTTCATCTGTCACAAGATTCGGGAGCTCGTTGACTCCGGCCAGCAGCCGGACAGTATCGCGGTCCTGTTTCGCGCGGCCCGCCACTCCTTCGGCCTGGAGGTGGAACTGCTGCTCCATGACATTGATTTCGTGAAATACGGCGGCCGCAGGTTTTTAGAAAAAGCCCACGTCAAGGACCTCCTGTCGCTGCTCAGGGTGGTCAGCAGCCCCGGGGACCGCGTCAGCCTGAACCGGGTTCTGCTGCAGCAAGAAGGGGTTGGCTCCAAGACCGGGGCCAAGATCGTGGACTGGGTAGAGGGAAGGCGTGAGCGGCTGGTAAGCCTGGACCAGTATCCGGGTTCGGCGCGCCTCCAGAAGTCCCTGTCTGGTCTGGCCTCTCTTTTTAAGGACATCGGGGCGAGGGGGGTCGTTCTCAAGGAACGGATATCGCGGGCCTGGGATTTTTATCGGCCCTTTATGGAATATAAATTCCCTGACGACTACCCTGACCGGATTAACGATATCGAGGAGTTTCTGCGCCTGGCTGAAGGTTACGGCAGCCTGAACCGTTTGCTGGGCGACATGGCCTTGGAGCCGCCTGACGCCAGCCTGTCCCGGCCCCGCTCCGGAAACCCAAGCCACCGTCTGGTGCTTTCCACGGTTCATTCGGCCAAGGGATTGGAATGGCATACAGTCTTCATCATCTGGGCCACCCAGGGTCGTTTCCCGCCGCCTTTTATCAAGCGCACCGTGGAAGAGCTGGAAGAGGAGCGGCGGCTGATGTACGTCGCGGCCACCAGGGCCAAAGAAAACCTTTATTTTCTCTGTCCCCTGGAAGAGCAAAGCGGCGAAGGCC includes:
- a CDS encoding ATP-dependent helicase; this encodes MSQKSLIDSSRSREKTRAIDYRSELNAAQYEAVTTIEGPVLVVAGAGSGKTRALVFRVAFLVEQGVTPESILLLTFTRKAAAEMLRRATELVGPGCARVSGGTFHALAHELLRVWAGRVGFPADFGIMDRGDMEELLGQLRKQAGLAGKDKRFPHRGTLANIVSKAANKVMDISELLENEYAHLLRFAKKIKALARDYTIYKQENALLDLDDLLLLFHKLLTQDSEAQEKIASRYQYIMVDEFQDTNPIQAEIVHLLGRGHQNVMTVGDEAQSIYSFRGASFKNIMDFPRRFPEARIIHLEENYRSRQPILDLTNHIISRARERYEKKLFTRRAGGELPRIIPLSSEKEQSLFICHKIRELVDSGQQPDSIAVLFRAARHSFGLEVELLLHDIDFVKYGGRRFLEKAHVKDLLSLLRVVSSPGDRVSLNRVLLQQEGVGSKTGAKIVDWVEGRRERLVSLDQYPGSARLQKSLSGLASLFKDIGARGVVLKERISRAWDFYRPFMEYKFPDDYPDRINDIEEFLRLAEGYGSLNRLLGDMALEPPDASLSRPRSGNPSHRLVLSTVHSAKGLEWHTVFIIWATQGRFPPPFIKRTVEELEEERRLMYVAATRAKENLYFLCPLEEQSGEGLFRPGLSPFLADVPPNLAAIGLERMEVRVSKAGPPKPLVQPPPGGFALNERVRHRVFGFGRVVRLISKQKIQVDFDHFGVKTLLIDYAGLQRING